The following coding sequences lie in one Thalassoglobus polymorphus genomic window:
- a CDS encoding sulfatase family protein, with translation MLKQILVILCVATCLQVAQADERPNVLVILVDDLGYGDLSSYGAQDLKSPHVDQLLAEGMTFTEFYANCPVCSPTRAALLSGRYQDMVGVPGVIRTHPENSWGNLVDDAVLLPSVLKKNGYNTACVGKWHLGLESPDRPTDRGFDFFKGYLGDMMDDYYNHRRHGINYMRQGTEEIDPEGHATDLFTDWSCEYIREQKDDSEPFFLYLAYNAPHTPIQPPEEWFQKVKAREQGISDKRAKLVALIEHLDEGIGKVLVCLKETGQAENTIVVFTSDNGGQINVGANNGPLRDGKQSMYEGGLKVPCGVRWPGKIQPGTKSKFRGLTMDIFPTVCEAAGVELDKNLNLDSKSFLPTCLGKEQEELRDLWFFRRREGGARYAGKTIEAVRRGDWKLLQNSPFEPLELYNLKNDPLEKNDLSKKAPKIFNELSAALRAEIQRYGTVPWQ, from the coding sequence ATGTTAAAACAGATTCTTGTAATTCTATGCGTTGCAACCTGCCTGCAGGTTGCACAAGCTGACGAGCGACCGAACGTGCTCGTGATTCTCGTTGATGACCTGGGCTATGGGGATTTGAGTTCCTATGGGGCTCAGGACCTGAAGTCGCCGCACGTAGATCAGCTTCTTGCTGAAGGGATGACCTTCACCGAATTTTACGCCAATTGCCCGGTTTGCTCGCCAACGCGTGCAGCTCTCTTGAGTGGTCGATATCAAGATATGGTCGGCGTTCCCGGTGTGATTCGGACGCATCCAGAAAATAGCTGGGGGAACCTTGTTGACGATGCGGTTCTTCTTCCATCTGTTTTAAAGAAGAACGGGTACAACACAGCGTGTGTCGGGAAATGGCATTTGGGTTTGGAATCGCCTGACCGTCCGACAGATCGCGGCTTTGATTTCTTCAAGGGGTATCTTGGAGACATGATGGACGATTACTACAACCACCGTCGTCATGGAATCAACTACATGCGACAGGGGACGGAAGAAATCGATCCAGAAGGGCACGCGACCGATCTCTTTACAGACTGGTCCTGTGAATACATACGCGAACAGAAAGACGACTCCGAGCCATTCTTTTTATATCTCGCTTACAATGCCCCACATACTCCGATTCAGCCGCCGGAGGAGTGGTTTCAAAAGGTTAAAGCTCGCGAACAGGGGATTTCTGACAAACGTGCGAAACTGGTCGCCCTCATCGAACATCTGGACGAGGGCATCGGGAAAGTGTTGGTCTGCCTGAAAGAAACAGGACAAGCTGAGAACACGATCGTGGTCTTCACCTCCGACAATGGCGGGCAAATTAATGTCGGAGCCAACAACGGCCCACTTCGAGACGGAAAGCAGAGTATGTACGAAGGGGGTTTGAAGGTTCCTTGCGGAGTCCGCTGGCCAGGAAAGATTCAACCGGGAACCAAAAGTAAGTTCCGAGGATTGACAATGGACATTTTTCCGACAGTATGCGAAGCAGCCGGTGTAGAACTTGACAAAAACTTGAACCTCGACAGCAAGAGCTTTCTGCCGACCTGCCTGGGGAAAGAGCAGGAAGAATTGCGAGATTTGTGGTTCTTTCGTCGTCGCGAAGGTGGGGCTCGTTACGCCGGAAAAACAATCGAGGCTGTCCGCCGCGGAGATTGGAAACTTCTCCAGAACAGCCCGTTCGAGCCGCTGGAACTCTACAACCTTAAAAACGATCCGCTAGAGAAGAATGATCTCTCAAAGAAAGCTCCCAAAATTTTTAATGAACTGAGTGCAGCCCTGAGAGCAGAGATTCAACGGTACGGAACAGTTCCGTGGCAATAA
- a CDS encoding type 1 glutamine amidotransferase domain-containing protein — protein sequence MARLPLHGTRILCFVGDIYEDLELWYPKLRLEEAGAHVTIAGQKEGVVYAGKNGYPCESEARIDDMEIDDFHGVICPGGFMPDKLRRDPKVLSLIHGFHTQQKLIAAICHGGWMPISAKVYQGVRVTGSPGIKDDLVNAGAIWEDAPVVVDRHFISSRKPGDLPDFCRAMIEFLQDQSL from the coding sequence ATGGCTCGCCTCCCACTTCACGGAACTCGGATCCTCTGTTTTGTCGGTGACATTTACGAAGATCTTGAACTGTGGTACCCGAAGCTACGACTGGAAGAAGCTGGCGCACATGTCACTATCGCTGGTCAGAAAGAAGGCGTCGTGTACGCTGGGAAGAATGGGTATCCGTGTGAGTCTGAAGCTCGGATTGATGACATGGAAATCGATGATTTTCACGGGGTGATTTGTCCCGGTGGGTTTATGCCGGACAAACTGCGACGAGACCCGAAAGTGCTCAGCCTGATCCACGGGTTTCATACGCAACAAAAATTGATCGCAGCGATTTGTCACGGCGGATGGATGCCGATCTCCGCGAAAGTTTATCAAGGCGTTCGTGTGACTGGATCGCCCGGAATCAAAGACGATCTCGTGAACGCCGGCGCGATTTGGGAAGATGCCCCCGTTGTTGTTGATCGACACTTCATCAGCAGCCGCAAGCCAGGCGACTTACCAGATTTTTGCCGAGCAATGATCGAATTCCTGCAAGACCAAAGCCTGTAA
- a CDS encoding enoyl-CoA hydratase: MTAKISELIVEANEGVTTLRLNRPQRRHALSLSLLQELEESLQKIAQDHSVRVVVIASDGPVFSSGHDLGEMQGCSEEEYQKLFSTCARVMQLVRNLPQPVIARVQGFATAAGCQLVAACDLAVASDQAQFATPGVKIGLFCTTPMVPLVRNVAPKIAMEMLLTGKPISAEKALAAGLVNAVVPVDQLDDAVKEYTSAIVASSRQTLAIGKQEFYAQLNMDESHAYDQAVNVMTKNVLQHDAQEGMSAFLEKRTPQWEE, translated from the coding sequence ATGACTGCAAAGATCAGCGAGTTGATCGTTGAAGCGAACGAAGGTGTGACAACGCTCCGGCTGAACCGCCCGCAACGACGTCACGCATTGTCGCTGTCGCTGTTACAAGAGCTTGAAGAATCGCTCCAGAAGATTGCACAAGATCATTCAGTTCGAGTCGTGGTGATTGCTTCGGACGGACCGGTCTTTTCATCAGGGCATGACTTGGGAGAGATGCAAGGTTGCTCAGAAGAGGAGTATCAAAAACTGTTTTCCACCTGTGCTCGCGTGATGCAACTCGTGCGAAATCTTCCACAACCGGTCATCGCTCGTGTCCAAGGGTTTGCCACAGCTGCGGGGTGTCAACTGGTTGCTGCTTGCGATCTTGCCGTCGCAAGTGACCAGGCACAGTTTGCAACACCAGGAGTGAAGATTGGACTCTTCTGCACAACGCCAATGGTCCCGTTGGTTCGCAACGTTGCTCCGAAAATCGCGATGGAAATGCTCTTAACCGGCAAGCCGATCTCGGCAGAGAAAGCACTCGCTGCTGGATTGGTGAATGCCGTTGTCCCTGTCGATCAACTGGATGATGCGGTCAAAGAATATACGTCAGCGATTGTTGCTTCGAGTCGCCAAACTTTGGCAATCGGGAAACAGGAATTCTATGCTCAACTGAACATGGATGAATCGCACGCATACGATCAGGCAGTCAACGTCATGACCAAAAACGTTTTACAGCACGATGCACAAGAAGGAATGTCCGCCTTTCTGGAGAAGAGAACGCCCCAGTGGGAAGAGTAA
- a CDS encoding NHL repeat-containing protein codes for MATRRTFLQTMTASLFTGGVAPAILGAEDKAGVKRPVIGEGDFQFECHHNWGSVPKHISWRNTHGVAIDREGFVYITHQGDVKSPCDTVVVFDPEGTFVRSFGKEFAGGGHGIDIRRENGEEYLYLSDIYNRQVIKCDRQGEWVWKKRYPRDAHLYSSLEGFRPTNVCFGPTGDLYVGDGYGSHLIHQYNSDGKWIRSWGGNGAQAGKLKTPHGLWLDARPGREEMLVVADRANARLQYFSLDGQPVEILQGVRDSEKSGETTTLKDEAGHDVAVKNMDGLSFPADIDTWEEFMVVPDLHSKVLLFDTENNLLANLGGDPEWTEYVLDGMQVRKQPDKWKPGKFVHPHDACFDEDGNLIVTEWVEAGRVTKLEWL; via the coding sequence ATGGCGACTCGACGCACATTTCTGCAAACGATGACGGCCTCACTCTTCACTGGTGGGGTGGCTCCTGCGATTCTTGGAGCTGAAGATAAAGCTGGCGTAAAGCGCCCGGTGATCGGCGAAGGAGACTTCCAGTTCGAATGCCATCACAACTGGGGAAGCGTCCCAAAGCACATCTCCTGGAGAAATACACATGGCGTTGCCATTGATCGGGAAGGATTTGTCTACATCACTCATCAGGGTGATGTGAAGAGTCCCTGCGATACCGTCGTTGTTTTTGATCCCGAAGGAACATTTGTCCGTTCCTTCGGAAAAGAATTTGCCGGAGGCGGTCATGGGATCGATATTCGCAGGGAGAACGGAGAGGAGTATTTGTACTTGTCGGACATTTACAATCGACAGGTCATCAAGTGCGATCGACAGGGAGAATGGGTCTGGAAGAAACGCTACCCGCGTGACGCTCATCTCTATTCCAGCCTCGAAGGTTTTCGCCCCACAAACGTTTGTTTTGGACCAACGGGCGACCTCTATGTCGGAGATGGGTACGGTTCGCATCTGATCCATCAGTACAACAGTGATGGAAAATGGATACGCTCCTGGGGAGGAAATGGTGCACAAGCCGGGAAACTCAAAACACCCCATGGTCTGTGGCTGGATGCTCGCCCGGGACGTGAAGAGATGCTCGTCGTTGCCGACCGGGCCAATGCGCGGCTGCAATACTTTTCACTCGATGGGCAACCTGTCGAGATTCTTCAAGGTGTTCGTGACTCTGAAAAATCTGGGGAAACCACAACATTGAAAGACGAAGCGGGGCACGATGTGGCCGTCAAGAACATGGATGGTCTCAGCTTCCCGGCAGATATCGATACTTGGGAAGAGTTCATGGTTGTCCCGGACCTGCACTCCAAAGTCTTGCTCTTTGATACGGAAAACAACCTTCTCGCCAATTTAGGAGGAGATCCTGAATGGACTGAATACGTCCTCGATGGCATGCAGGTTCGAAAGCAACCTGACAAATGGAAGCCTGGGAAATTCGTCCACCCTCACGATGCCTGCTTTGACGAGGACGGAAATTTGATTGTCACGGAATGGGTGGAAGCTGGTCGAGTGACGAAGCTTGAGTGGTTATGA
- the murA gene encoding UDP-N-acetylglucosamine 1-carboxyvinyltransferase encodes MDVFKIQGGNSLCGTVAVSGSKNAALPMMAAALLTDGKTILNNVPDLVDVRTLSSLLTSLGCEISRHGSGSLSLEVVDESHSEADYELVRKMRASVCVMGPLLARRGHARVSLPGGCNIGHRPIDIHLRGFAALGAQVDIHQGDIIVQATQLRGAEIDLAGPNGSTVTGTCNLLTAAVLAQGKSRLTSAAMEPEVVALADLLNEMGAKITGQGTPTLEVEGVSKLTPTTQAVIPDRIEAATLMIASALTRGQLTIQNVNPQHLSAVTAVLQEMGVSIYESGLSQLEIACERELAPVNITALPYPGIPTDIQAQLTALLCTLPGRSVIRDQVFPDRFMHCAELNRMNAKIRQQGDRAFITGVAQLQGAHVMASDLRASAALVLAALAARDETVIHRIYHLDRGYEALETKLNFLGANVTRCREEDVQRRTPIERPDLRRSA; translated from the coding sequence ATGGACGTTTTCAAAATTCAGGGCGGAAATTCGCTGTGCGGCACGGTTGCTGTGAGTGGATCGAAGAATGCGGCCTTGCCGATGATGGCAGCTGCGTTGCTGACTGACGGGAAAACAATTCTCAACAACGTCCCTGATCTCGTCGACGTGCGTACTCTTTCTTCTCTGCTGACTTCTCTGGGATGTGAGATTTCGAGACACGGAAGCGGGAGCCTCTCACTCGAAGTGGTTGACGAATCTCATTCAGAAGCCGACTACGAACTTGTCCGAAAAATGCGGGCCAGCGTCTGTGTCATGGGACCTCTACTGGCGCGACGCGGGCATGCTCGTGTCTCCCTCCCCGGTGGATGCAACATTGGACATCGACCGATTGATATCCACCTCCGTGGCTTCGCTGCATTGGGCGCGCAGGTCGACATTCATCAGGGGGATATCATTGTTCAGGCAACGCAGCTTCGTGGAGCCGAGATTGATCTCGCCGGGCCGAATGGAAGCACTGTGACCGGGACATGCAACCTGCTCACAGCTGCTGTTCTTGCACAAGGAAAATCGAGACTCACTTCAGCAGCCATGGAGCCCGAAGTTGTCGCCCTGGCGGACCTGCTCAATGAAATGGGCGCCAAGATCACTGGGCAAGGGACACCAACTCTTGAAGTTGAAGGTGTCTCGAAGTTAACCCCGACGACGCAGGCTGTCATTCCGGATCGAATCGAGGCGGCAACCCTGATGATTGCCAGTGCCTTAACTCGTGGTCAACTCACAATTCAAAACGTCAATCCTCAGCACTTGTCAGCAGTGACGGCAGTCTTGCAGGAGATGGGAGTTTCGATTTACGAATCGGGTCTCTCTCAACTAGAGATCGCTTGCGAACGGGAACTCGCGCCAGTGAACATCACCGCCCTGCCCTACCCCGGAATTCCGACCGATATTCAAGCTCAACTGACAGCCCTTCTGTGCACCCTTCCCGGGCGCAGCGTGATCCGAGACCAGGTTTTTCCAGATCGGTTCATGCACTGCGCCGAGCTGAACCGGATGAATGCAAAAATTCGTCAACAGGGAGATCGTGCTTTCATCACAGGTGTTGCTCAGCTTCAGGGAGCACATGTGATGGCGAGTGATTTACGTGCGAGTGCTGCACTTGTCTTAGCAGCTTTAGCGGCCCGAGACGAAACGGTCATCCATCGTATTTACCACCTCGACCGTGGCTATGAAGCTCTGGAAACCAAATTGAACTTCCTCGGCGCGAATGTCACACGGTGTCGTGAAGAAGATGTTCAACGTCGTACGCCGATTGAACGGCCGGACCTTCGTCGGTCAGCGTGA
- the prmC gene encoding peptide chain release factor N(5)-glutamine methyltransferase, which translates to MAAEQITTDDPWTVRRVLDWTIGYLKENNCETPRLDAEILLAHARRCQRIQLYTQYDQPLSENERTLMRSLVKRRAAAEPVAYLVGHREFFSLEFEVAPDVFIPRPDTETLVSLALDLLKPLTTPQILELCTGTGCVPIAIAKNHSTVSVTTVEKNPAPFSVAQRNIEKHALTDRVNLLRGDLFEPIEPQNQFDIVVSNPPYIPKAEILTLDADVRSHEPHEALDGGEDGFDIIRLLVDQSPDYLKTGGWLMFELSPEQAEAACQLMRERGYSDVRSEDDLSAQPRVVLGCWQGNSPER; encoded by the coding sequence GTGGCGGCTGAACAAATAACGACTGACGATCCGTGGACAGTGCGTCGAGTACTCGATTGGACAATCGGCTATTTGAAGGAAAACAATTGCGAGACCCCTCGCCTGGATGCCGAAATACTGCTGGCACACGCTCGCAGATGTCAACGAATTCAACTCTACACGCAGTACGACCAACCGCTTTCTGAGAACGAACGAACACTCATGCGGTCGTTAGTCAAACGTAGAGCAGCTGCCGAACCAGTCGCATACCTGGTCGGCCATCGTGAATTTTTCAGCCTCGAGTTTGAAGTCGCTCCTGATGTCTTCATTCCTCGCCCCGATACCGAAACGCTGGTCTCGCTCGCGCTCGACCTACTCAAGCCGTTGACGACTCCGCAGATTCTTGAACTCTGTACCGGGACAGGTTGCGTTCCGATTGCCATTGCGAAGAACCATTCGACAGTCTCCGTCACGACGGTTGAAAAGAATCCGGCGCCATTTTCTGTTGCTCAGCGAAACATCGAAAAGCATGCACTGACTGATCGGGTCAACCTCCTCCGAGGCGACCTCTTTGAGCCGATTGAACCTCAAAATCAGTTTGACATCGTGGTGAGTAATCCGCCTTATATTCCCAAAGCGGAGATTTTAACTCTCGACGCGGATGTTCGCAGCCACGAGCCACACGAAGCACTCGACGGCGGCGAAGACGGCTTCGACATTATCCGGCTGCTGGTTGACCAATCGCCGGATTACCTGAAAACGGGCGGCTGGCTGATGTTTGAGCTCAGTCCTGAACAGGCAGAGGCCGCATGTCAGCTCATGCGTGAGCGAGGGTATTCTGATGTCCGCAGTGAAGATGATCTGTCCGCACAGCCAAGAGTCGTGCTAGGATGCTGGCAAGGAAATTCACCCGAGAGATAA
- the prfA gene encoding peptide chain release factor 1: MYPSLETKLARYLELEQQLMDPAVLSNPTVMVEVQREYGGLKKVADAVLQHRSLVENIEAAKEMLEAEDDAESREYAQSELDELQSHLTKLEEELEEIVVAGDSITRGGLIMEIRAGAGGDEAALFAGNLFDMYSRYAEIQGWKIELMDVSRSDIGGYKEIVFSVTGEGAFHQLQFESGGHRVQRVPETETQGRIHTSAATVAVMPEVSAVELEIRDEDLQIDTMRAGGPGGQKVNKTESAVRITHIPTGVVVKCQDEKSQHKNKASAMRVLRSRILEEKERQANEERAEERRTLIGSGDRSSRIRTYNYPDGRVTDHRIGLTIYKLDQILQGNLDEMVNAMLEFDRQEKLKRKVL, from the coding sequence ATGTATCCAAGTCTGGAAACGAAACTGGCACGCTATCTTGAGCTGGAGCAACAGCTCATGGATCCTGCTGTCCTGTCGAACCCAACTGTCATGGTGGAGGTTCAAAGAGAATATGGCGGCCTCAAAAAGGTTGCGGATGCGGTTTTACAGCACCGGAGTCTCGTCGAAAACATCGAGGCTGCCAAGGAAATGCTCGAAGCTGAAGATGACGCAGAATCTCGAGAATACGCTCAGTCAGAACTTGACGAGTTACAAAGTCATCTCACGAAACTCGAAGAAGAGCTTGAAGAAATCGTCGTCGCAGGAGATTCAATCACCCGTGGGGGGTTGATTATGGAAATCCGCGCAGGAGCGGGCGGCGACGAAGCCGCTCTGTTCGCGGGTAATCTGTTCGACATGTATTCGCGCTATGCAGAGATCCAGGGCTGGAAAATCGAGTTGATGGATGTCTCTCGGTCAGATATCGGCGGGTATAAAGAAATCGTATTCTCCGTGACAGGAGAAGGTGCGTTCCATCAGCTACAATTCGAAAGTGGTGGTCACCGAGTTCAGCGTGTTCCGGAAACAGAAACTCAGGGTCGTATCCACACCAGTGCTGCAACAGTCGCTGTGATGCCAGAAGTCTCCGCAGTGGAGCTTGAAATCCGCGACGAAGACCTTCAGATCGACACCATGCGGGCTGGTGGTCCTGGGGGACAGAAAGTGAATAAAACGGAAAGTGCTGTCCGCATCACACACATTCCGACCGGCGTTGTCGTAAAGTGTCAGGACGAGAAAAGCCAGCACAAAAACAAAGCGAGTGCGATGCGTGTTTTGCGCAGTCGGATTCTCGAAGAAAAAGAGCGCCAGGCGAACGAAGAACGAGCTGAAGAACGTCGAACGCTAATTGGAAGCGGAGACAGAAGCTCACGAATCCGAACTTACAACTACCCCGATGGGCGAGTGACCGACCACCGCATCGGATTAACGATCTACAAGCTCGATCAGATTCTTCAGGGTAACCTGGATGAAATGGTGAATGCCATGCTCGAGTTTGACCGTCAGGAAAAACTTAAACGTAAAGTACTTTGA
- a CDS encoding type B 50S ribosomal protein L31, giving the protein MKDGIHPDYHPVVFHDIGADYKFLTRSTMTSKETIKWEDGEEYPLVTVDISSVSHPFYTGKMKYVDSAGRVEKFQKKYGWGKKDGE; this is encoded by the coding sequence ATGAAAGACGGCATCCATCCTGACTATCACCCGGTTGTGTTTCACGACATCGGTGCAGACTACAAGTTTCTGACACGCTCAACGATGACGTCAAAGGAAACAATCAAGTGGGAAGACGGCGAAGAGTACCCACTCGTGACAGTTGATATCAGTTCGGTATCACATCCTTTCTACACCGGAAAGATGAAGTACGTCGATTCAGCTGGTCGCGTCGAAAAGTTCCAAAAGAAATACGGCTGGGGCAAAAAAGACGGCGAGTAA